In Asticcacaulis sp. EMRT-3, one DNA window encodes the following:
- a CDS encoding IS1380 family transposase has translation MDQITDLPFDLPSVSRKKVTAAFDGGRISSDGGVMLLSAAERQIGIIDRLWRLIPDRRNPLLVTHSVASILKARIFAIACGYEDGNDLGSLRTDPAFKLACGRLPEEGKDLCSQPTLSRWENAPDLRSLIRLTYALVDQYCHSFGSAIPAEITLDIDDTVDVVHGRQQLSFFNAHEGEYCFKPIHVYDVATGRPVVVILRPGKTPSGKEVRSWVRKIVRRIRKHWPKTHITLRGDGHYARPEVMAWAERKGVDYIFGLPGSKPLHAKVEAFADHIRVVRAEQQAAAVRGYTEVRHGAQSWGRERRVIARIEATPLGLDNRFVVTSLGDPDPETLYAKLYCARGNAENLIKLHKTQLKSDRTSCRCPLANQMRLILHTAAYWLMLTVRDQIPKAHKLATAEFNTIRLRLLKIGARITETSHRIRIAFAAACPEASLFRHIMAALKPAPA, from the coding sequence GAAAGTCACGGCTGCTTTCGATGGCGGTCGTATCAGTTCCGACGGCGGCGTCATGCTTTTGTCTGCCGCGGAACGCCAGATCGGGATCATCGACCGGCTTTGGCGGCTCATTCCAGACCGTCGCAATCCGTTGCTGGTGACACACTCGGTGGCGTCAATCTTGAAGGCTCGGATCTTCGCCATCGCCTGCGGGTATGAAGATGGCAATGACCTGGGCTCTCTGCGCACCGACCCTGCGTTCAAGCTCGCCTGCGGCCGTCTTCCCGAGGAAGGCAAGGATCTGTGCTCGCAACCCACGCTGTCGCGTTGGGAGAATGCCCCAGATCTTCGTAGCCTGATCCGGCTGACCTACGCCCTGGTCGATCAGTATTGCCATAGCTTTGGCTCGGCCATCCCGGCTGAGATCACGCTCGATATCGACGACACGGTCGACGTCGTCCATGGCCGCCAGCAGTTGTCGTTCTTCAACGCCCATGAAGGCGAGTATTGCTTCAAGCCTATCCACGTCTACGACGTGGCCACGGGTCGGCCGGTCGTGGTCATTCTGCGGCCAGGTAAAACACCTTCCGGCAAAGAGGTGCGTAGCTGGGTCCGCAAGATCGTGCGCCGGATCCGCAAACACTGGCCCAAAACTCACATTACCCTGCGCGGCGACGGGCATTACGCCAGACCCGAGGTCATGGCCTGGGCCGAGCGCAAGGGCGTCGACTATATCTTCGGACTGCCCGGCTCCAAGCCCTTGCATGCCAAGGTCGAAGCCTTTGCCGATCATATCCGTGTCGTTCGCGCCGAACAGCAAGCCGCCGCCGTTCGCGGCTACACCGAAGTCCGCCATGGCGCCCAATCCTGGGGGCGCGAGCGCCGCGTCATTGCTCGTATCGAAGCCACGCCGCTTGGTCTCGACAACCGTTTCGTCGTGACGTCCCTGGGCGATCCCGATCCTGAGACCCTATACGCCAAGCTCTATTGCGCCCGGGGCAATGCGGAGAACTTGATCAAGCTGCACAAGACCCAGCTTAAAAGCGACCGCACCTCCTGCCGTTGCCCCCTGGCCAACCAGATGCGTCTGATCCTCCACACCGCCGCCTATTGGCTCATGCTCACCGTCAGGGATCAAATCCCAAAGGCCCACAAGCTGGCGACCGCAGAGTTCAATACCATCCGGTTGCGCTTACTGAAGATCGGCGCCCGGATCACCGAGACGTCTCATCGCATCAGGATCGCCTTCGCCGCCGCTTGCCCAGAGGCCAGTCTCTTCCGTCACATCATGGCCGCGCTCAAGCCCGCACCTGCATGA